The Larimichthys crocea isolate SSNF chromosome II, L_crocea_2.0, whole genome shotgun sequence genome segment ATAGTCAGCATTTTATCTGTTCACCCACACAGAGGCTGGCGTAAGTCCACTTCAGGTCCTGTCACTTCCAAATAGCGCTGTTACCTGCACACCATTGAACGGATCACTGCAgaggctgcagacagaaaaaaaaaatctattttaattcatttgacTGTTAAAGCAGAACACACTTACTGTCCTGTGCAGagctacatttaaaaaaaatggccTAGCTGCCATTTAGAGAAGACATTATACTCGATTATAAAAACCCCTCAGAGGATGAAGGGCCTAATCATTTGTAATAGCATTACATTACTTGACAAACCCAAAATTAATACGTAgtattgtgaaataaacagcAGTGGAAGAAGCACTGAGATCTTTAGTGTATGTAAAAGTAAGGAAGTATTATCAAtaacaaacacagtaaaagtATTCccgtgatgaactggcgacttgtccagtaTGTACCTCTGGCCCAAAGCCAGCTGGGATCGAATCCAGCCCCCTGTGATCATGATAAGAATAAGCAGTTACTGAAAACTGATGGATGGATACACATTAAAAGTATTCCTCCTGCAGAATGGCCCTTTATTTGGAGTATTACATATGATATTATTGTCGTATTATTGCTGACTACTGTTGGTATTGATGCATTAGCAGGTAAGCAGTACTTCAACGCTGAAGTGTGGAGTAATTTGAATGCTTTATACACTGCAGGGTAGTTTATTCTATAACAATTCATTATATTTAACAAAgttacaatatatattttaatggaAGTAATTGTTGGCCAGAGCTGTTAGCTGGGGCTACCACCATTATTCTCATCACTGATTAATCTGTGCAGAATTATTTCATGAAAAATCATCAACAAAGTGTCAAAAAATAGtgagtttattcattttaattttaattaattttattatcaTATAAGACAAAGAGCTGGAAAATGGAGccagaaaatgattaaatataattaaaacgATTAATCAGGTTTCAGGTTTAAAAGAGGAACCAGTGAGCTCAGTGTAAAGTGTGTAACAGATGGAGATGAGCTAACtatgtaaaatacaaaaatactatAAAAGTTTAGGTAAAAAagtataatataaaaatataaatctgcatataatacaaaaaaatactaaaaacagaATACACAATATACTGAAACAGATTATGACATATATGTTTGAATCTACTATACATCACTTATTATCAATTATTAAAATAGTCTGCAGTTAATTAAAAGTTGACTATTTTCTTCTGAAATAGAGCCAcggtggctcaggaggtagagcgggtaaTCCATTTAATGGCAGAGTTGGTGGTTTGATgttaaagtgtccttgagcaagacgcTGTGATGGAAGGcgctgccatcagtgtgtgccTGTGAATGAGTGAACGAGAGGCAGAGTTGGTAACAGCAGTGTGTaactgaaatgtagtggagtgtagaaaactgaaaacttcAAATTACAGTACTTAAGATTTAAATCACCACAGGACAGCAAGAGTCATCTTTAAAAGCCACAGACAGACTCTCTCAGTTTGTCTTTTATCTCTCCGCTCTGactgctttttttaaacctgttgCAAACGTAATCTCTGTGGATGAGTGTCATTATGTACACGACACCAACTGCTCACCCCTCAAGTCTTTTTCTGACAAGAAGCTTGACATCATCTGCCATCACCGCGTCCTCCAGCCCTCCCCCATTTGTTCTACTAACAtgatcggtgtgtgtgtgtgtgtgtgtgttggtgtattttGTCTGGGTTTCACACACGTGCACAGGTCTGCTTCGACACCATCAaggtttttcatatttatttcactgtctgtgtttgtgtgtgagagagcgcTCTGACTCATAGGTAACTCTTCTAAAAGCAGCCTCCGCTACCTATATTAATGCAAATGTAGACAGCCCGATGAGTCAAATTTGTCACTTCCTCCTCTAATTCAATTTTCAATCTTGTCCCCGGAGGGTTCAGGACTCCGATTAGCCCGAGTGCTTTAGTCCTTCTGTTATTCATCAGTACACACTCGCGCATTTAACTAATCACAACGTCACAACAGCATATAGGAGTCTAAGGGTTTAAAGGGATTAAAATCATCTTATGAATATGTATTAATAAAAAGTTTTAGATGTTCAAGCCTTCATCATCAGAGTGTCTTTGTCAAATATTGCCCTTGCTGACGCCTCACAATGATTAAATTATCCCGCGGGGCCTTGGGAATTGCTGAATAATAAAGAACTTTTTATCTCATCTGTTGTGCTAGGCTTGCACATGGTCTGACTCAGAAAGGTGGCAAAGTGAGTGATGTAGCAGTAAAGTGGGGGGTCTTCTCTGCAGTACAGAGTTGGTGGACATGTTGTGCTCTCTCCATGTCACTGGAAAGTTTTCAATCTTGTAAGTGAACCTGAATGACAAGTAGACTTGTACAGTGAAATGTAATTGCTATAGGAGAGCTGGAAGTGATGCAGGTGTGTCATTTGTAATGGGTAGTATATGCACAGCCGGCGTGATACTGGATATTTTAGGCAGATAGTACCATCATTTCAAACATAAGcacaaaaaatgacaaacaggcattttagacattttacaattttaaaatcaagctgtcagtgttttctgGTGACAAAACATAGTTCAGCTGCTACTTATCAGCtaacatatacacaaatactgATGTATCTGCAATAAGCTCTTGCCTACTGTGTGTACAgcttatacatacagtacatgggagggggctgtggctcaggaggtagagcaggacCACTAATCAGGTAATTCGTGGTTTGatcctcctccagtctgcatgtcaaagtgtccttgggaaagacactgaacctcaaattggtgtgtgaatatgtatgaatgATTAGCGCCCAAGTTGTAGTTATCCTTGCATGTCATCCACtacagtgtatgaatgtgtgtatgaatgataGTTTGTAACGTAAAAGCCCCTTCAGTggtcagaaataaaataactagAAAAGGAGAATCCAATGAATTCAGATGTGGCAAATGAAGGTTTTTCATCACACTGATGTGATCCAATATTTTCAGTTATCTAGTTTTCTGTCAACACTAGTCTAACACACCAAAAAATACCAAAGAGCTGAAGCTGCTACAGTATAAATATCTTTATGTTGCACCTCTACAAATGATCATTGGCAGTATTCACATTTGACGAGGACACAAGACTTCTCATCATTATTGTGAAAATGCTGAGATAAAAGCTGAATGTGATAAACTAAGCACATTATTTATCTCTAAATAGGTACATGTAATGTTGGTGAATTGTTATTTTGTGAAATAGTAGAAGGTGTTTGTACTGCCGGCACTACTAAATGAGTTCACAATGATAGTGCGTATTTATCTGTTATCTCAGTAGAGATGGTCCATTGCCTCATATTCCCAGAatatctaaatgtaaaaaaagtcTCGGGCTGCAGTTTCTCACCAAATGCAAagtcagtattttttatttccgCAAGGGACTAAATTTATTTCTGGCAACTATGAGAATTATTGTTCAAATATTGAGGAGAAGAATGTTAGCTTCTGCTGCTTGCTCATCACTGCTCTACTCCACTAatgcttcttctcctttttatgGTCCACTCGAATTAGTTGGGTGCATGTGAGTTGGATCATCTTTCAGTTTTTGACACCAGTTTATTTGTGATAAACACAACTTCTTCCCCTCGTGAAACAATTTTACACCAAACTGGAACATTACGCTCAGCAGGCATGACTTTCTATGAAAAACCAGTCAATAGCAGCCAGTGGGAGGCAGGAGTTGAACTGGTGTAGAGGGCTGTGATGTGGGAGGTAAACTGACTAATGTTGATACAGAAGTTGGTCATGTGGGAGGTAAACTGGTTACAGATAACAGCTCATTTAACCCACAGGGTCCCACCTGCTGCTCTCCCAGGGGGCCGTGCTCCAGATGGCCAGTGATTGCTTTCATACAggccaaagacagaaaaactaaCAGGCCCTGCTTATACTTGTAGTGGGTGTTTGGTACTggtttgtgggtttgtgtgcgtgtatactgtatgtgtgggtgtatgaAAATTCACTTGCAAACGCACAAGATTCAGGATGAAAGTTGTAATTCAGTGAAGACTTTAATATCCCTGCAGAGATGATAAACTGTAGACCAGTAACTGGCAGGAAAACCACTTTTCTCTATGCATTCCCTCATTGGGCAAGATTACAGTCCCAGGAAATTTAGGAAATACTAACATGTCTATAGTGGAACTCTTATCGGTGAAAAAGATGtggcagtaataataataataatatttggtTAATGTTTATTAACCAAAATAACTTAAATTGGCATAACTTGACAAACTAAACTAGATGAAACTATATGATATGTAACAAGATGAGATAATAATGAAACATGATAATAAATAGTGAGAtggtcaacagaaaatatttgagCCTGTCACCCTCTTTGTCTAACCACAAAGCGCACAGGTAAAAACAAGATgtaaccacaaccacacacccTATGCCAATTACCATAAATAAAAGCAATCTGCAAAACGTGTGTGATCGAAACAAATAACGCAAACTATATACACACGTTTTGGCTCCTACAagcaccttttaaaacacagttaaaagTACTTTACAATAAAGCATAACATCCACTTGTGGAAGACAGTTTAGCAAGTTTCCACCATTCTGGAAGTGATGGGTCACAGCTTAGACAGATTTGGGTATCGTCTGCATAAAAATGGACCAAGTGGAAGCATGTaaatggaaaacagaaatggaCCTAGCACTGAGCCCTGGGGCACCTCACGGTGAACAACAACAGATAACCTGGCATCAGCAATTCCAATGCAGTAATGCCTTAGGTACGACCTAAACCATTTGAGAGTAGTAACAGTAGTCATTTGGGGGGTTTTAGGTTCTGTGTAGATGCTTTTTGTATTAAATTTGGCAGTCTTACTCATTAAAAGCTTGCTGAAATACCACAAAAGCACAACAGCAGTCCCCGGAGGGGACACAACATCCTTTGTCTGGCTCTGACAGGAGATTTTGGCTGCTCTCTTTCCCTGTTTTACACAACACTTTCCAAAAATGGCAAACAGCCAAAAATAAGTAAGATATGTAATTACTAGAAATTTCAAAATTACATCGTTGGCACATTTTAATGCCTTActgagtttttaaaataatgctgACCAGCTTGGTGTGAAGGTTGTGTTGTctttgcattaaaaacaaacacaaagctgagCTGAATACTTCATTTTTCCATTGCAGCTTGAAGACCCAACAGAATCCACTTCATAAATAGCTCCAACTAAATGCAGACAGATGGCTTGAAGGCAAAAAATTGTCAACATGAGAATTTGCCAAAGTtccattttatacatttatttttatgtaagaGAGACAAGATCCACATTTAGGACAAAGTGATAAATAGGTAAAATGACTGAAGAGACCAGTTTTTCCTGAATAGTATCAGTTTTCACTGTGCAACTGattatattctttattttcccTGATATTTAACATGGAAACTGCTGCTCTGCATTCACCAatttgctttaattgacagTGGCAAAATTTCTCATTCCACTGATATGTTTATGCATgtccacacagcagctgttagGGTTTGTCAGCACCGATTGGCTGATTCCTCTGAGATTTCACTGTGCGGCTTATAACCGAGGCTGCCATCTAAGTGTGATGTATAGCCTGTGTTTTGCTTAAATGCCTCACAGCAGGTTGGAGGTTAAAGTGGAGAGAGATGAGCATCCTGACAGCATGGTCCTCCCTTTGCTCGTCAGACTGAACCTATACGGCTGCTCTGCTTTCCCTCTGCACCTCCTGTTCATGCGGGCAGAAAGAGCAAGTCTGGTGGAGTCGTGATGCCCATCTCaatgaggggaggggggtgagagAGGAATTGGAGTGGGACAAAAGGGAGGCGGTGCGCAGAGGAGAGACGTTGGAAGTTGTAGCATACAGAAAAACCAAGAGACGttatcaaaaaaataaagagtaaaaagGGAAAAGAGCAGCGAGGCTGGAGGAGTCGTGATGCACATCTTAATGCTGCATGCTCAGATTTGAGAGgggaagtaaaaataaagatgtttgaGTCATGTTCATGTCACCAGTGCTGCAAAACTGTAGAGAAATGTGCCTTAACTAGAATTTTACATGTAGTGCATGCATGactgtaattttaaaaataaagtcatgttTCAGTTAGCCTTGCAAAGTAGCCAGTTGTAATGCAACCTTGTGATTTCTCAGCACAAATCAGGAAGCAGGGTTGCATTACTTGCTTGACCAGACTGCCTGTTCACAAAATCTACATcagcaggaaggaaaaaaaaaaaaaatgaagtgaatgaCCTTCAAATACCAATTCAGACAAGACCCAGCTGTAAGCATGAGCTTTTAACAAGCTTTTATTAAAAGTCAGGGCCAGATATGGCTGCCAGTGGATTGTCATCTCGATTTGATGTTAGTAGATGGAGTCTTCTGTTCTGTCATGATCACTTCTCCACTTGACACAAGAGTCTGCCGATTAGAGGAACTTTTCCTCACTGCAGCTCTTCCTGCAAAAGGATGGAAAGCGCATCAGTCACCATCAGATTCGACAAGTTTGAGCAGTTGACAGACACttaaacagtgtttttactTAAATTGCTTATCTGAGGATTTGCTTCTTGTTAGAAAGTTTTCCCATCTTATAGAATATAGGATGTAGCTTTTAGATGAGCCATGTATCCTATGACCTGTAGGACATTTGTCATGGTCAAGGCGTCCTCTGTCTGGACAAGCAAACCTAGTATGGAACTGGCTAAGAGCAGTATCCCAAAATGTTTCTACATGATAACACTGTATAAAAGTAGTAATGATGCATTCTTTGGTCATTCCTAATCGCATGTAGGGATGGATTCAAGCTCGTATTAAAGTGCCTTGAACGTCTCTTCATTGAACATTTGATAAATTCATGGGATCTGCAGATAAATCTAATTGATTTAACCTACCAAATTTCAAATTCATATACTGACTGTATGGAATTTATGTAAAGGTAACCCAAGGACAGGGACTGTGGTGCCAACAACGTATTTGGCAGCCTGCCATGGCTTAATGAAGCCCATAGCTGGAACACTGAATTTAATGACTGATGGCGAAACCAACTCTGGCTCTCAGGcattgtttgacatttatggACTAAATTACATATAAAATTAGTAACCATATTTTACAGCTAAAAGCTACTCACGTTGCCGGTGGCATGGCTGCTCACAAGAGTTTGTGCTGCTGGGATAACATACTGCTGTAGCACAATGGATATACACCTGTAAGAGAGTTAAAGTGTCAGATTTGGTCAGGGAAACTACAGTTTGTGTGTCACTTAACTAATGTGAACTATACCGAATCTTTGTTAGTACTGTAGGTGTTCTGATCCACAAACGTGAACATTTTAACGATGAAACGTTTGTAGTGTGTTGGGTAAGGGAGCCCAGAGGAGCCACCCACAGGAACCACTGTGGTCAAGTATCGGTCATCTTGGTAGGGACACCTGGAGCCAAAGAAAGCTCATGTACAGATTACAAACAAATTTACACAGTATaattaaatgcatgtttttaaaatataccCATGAACCAGAAGGTCCCACTGTGGCAGGCTGTTAGGACTAGGGGTGGAAGTGGCCCAGCAGTGCTCCAGGTTCAGGATGATGTTTGGATCAGACCTCTCCAGGATGTTCACTTCAACATAGACTGGTTCCCTCAGCACTTTAGTGATCGGGTAGTCATCCGGCGTGTAGAAGGAGCTATACGCTGCCTcttctgcaaacaaacacttttagtGTGCACAAAAATTCTGCACTAGCCGACATCTTTATACGGCTCCTGTGCTACTCACCTTCCACACAACCCTTTGAGTGACACTGTCCATTGCCGATTTTCAGCGCCACTCTGAGGAGTCCCATAGCAGCGACGGGCACAGGTGGAGGAACGCTGTTCACCTCCATGACAAGAGCCTCCACCGCTGTGGCAGAATAGCGACACTGGAACAACAACCTGTTGGGAGAGAGCAGAGGCTTTTACATCTCAGGAAACCTCAGTGGGTCACAAAAGCCATCAGGGAGATCGATTTTACAGAAACTCACTCAAAATGGCTGTCCCTGGTGATTGCTCCTCGGGG includes the following:
- the LOC104918277 gene encoding zona pellucida sperm-binding protein 4 codes for the protein MELFNCLFGVVVVVVVLACDVTAQLPWMLPVQKHQPPHPSQLPPQQPKVPPPAAPFDKCQVDGGERIQCGPQDITAERCENINCCFDGWQCYYGKAVTVQCTRDGQFVVVVARAATVPHIDVDSVSLLETNDPSCTPVDFTSAFAIFQFPVTACGTTFKEEEGYVVYENHMSSSYEVGLGPRGAITRDSHFELLFQCRYSATAVEALVMEVNSVPPPVPVAAMGLLRVALKIGNGQCHSKGCVEEEAAYSSFYTPDDYPITKVLREPVYVEVNILERSDPNIILNLEHCWATSTPSPNSLPQWDLLVHGCPYQDDRYLTTVVPVGGSSGLPYPTHYKRFIVKMFTFVDQNTYSTNKDSVYIHCATAVCYPSSTNSCEQPCHRQRRAAVRKSSSNRQTLVSSGEVIMTEQKTPSTNIKSR